The following proteins come from a genomic window of Sphingosinicella flava:
- a CDS encoding 3-oxoacid CoA-transferase subunit B — protein sequence MAWDRNQMAARAAQELQDGFYVNLGIGIPTLVANNIPAGMEVTLQSENGMLGIGPFPYEDEIDPDLINAGKQTISELPQSSYFSSSDSFAMIRGGHIDLTVLGAMEVSEGGDIANWMIPGKMIKGMGGAMDLVAGVKKIIVVMEHVSKNGDPKFIPACTLPLTGRNVVDMIVTDLAVFQRPDHKSPFRLIELAPGVTAEDVAAKTTAHYTE from the coding sequence ATGGCTTGGGACCGCAACCAGATGGCCGCGCGCGCGGCGCAGGAGCTTCAGGACGGCTTCTACGTGAACCTCGGCATCGGCATCCCGACCTTGGTCGCCAACAACATTCCGGCGGGCATGGAGGTGACGCTTCAGTCTGAAAACGGCATGCTCGGCATTGGCCCCTTCCCTTATGAGGATGAGATCGATCCGGACCTGATCAATGCCGGCAAGCAGACGATCAGCGAGCTGCCGCAGTCGAGCTATTTCAGCTCGTCGGACAGCTTTGCGATGATCCGTGGCGGCCATATCGACCTGACCGTCTTGGGCGCGATGGAGGTCAGCGAAGGCGGCGACATCGCCAATTGGATGATCCCGGGCAAGATGATCAAGGGCATGGGCGGCGCCATGGACCTCGTCGCGGGCGTCAAGAAGATCATCGTCGTGATGGAACATGTCTCGAAGAACGGCGACCCGAAGTTCATTCCGGCCTGCACCTTGCCGCTCACCGGCCGGAACGTGGTCGACATGATTGTCACCGACCTCGCCGTTTTCCAGCGGCCGGATCACAAAAGCCCGTTCAGGCTGATCGAACTGGCGCCCGGCGTTACCGCGGAGGACGTGGCGGCAAAGACGACGGCCCATTATACGGAATAG